The Streptomyces cynarae genome contains a region encoding:
- a CDS encoding DUF3566 domain-containing protein, with amino-acid sequence MSGATGAGSTGMDTDGGGRGSAAEATDPHTTNLKAIKPPATDSPSPDPQQKPGSGSTAGAAQPAPGAQPGASPLPGERRQQQPAGPYHPPQAYQTQAPAGAVRRPRTGAGTMPRTRKARLRVAKADPWSVMKVSFLLSIALGICTIVASAVLWMVMDAMGVFSTVGGTISEATGSNESNGFDLQSFLSLPHVLTFTTIIAVIDVVLATALATLGAFIYNLSAGFVGGIELTLAEDE; translated from the coding sequence AGCGACAGATCCGCACACGACGAATCTGAAGGCGATCAAGCCGCCCGCGACCGACTCGCCCTCGCCCGACCCGCAGCAGAAGCCCGGATCCGGCTCGACCGCCGGCGCCGCGCAGCCCGCCCCCGGCGCACAGCCGGGGGCGTCCCCGCTGCCCGGAGAGCGTCGGCAGCAGCAGCCCGCGGGCCCCTATCACCCGCCGCAGGCCTACCAGACCCAGGCTCCCGCCGGTGCCGTACGCCGCCCCCGCACCGGGGCGGGCACGATGCCCCGCACCCGCAAGGCACGCCTGCGCGTGGCCAAGGCAGACCCGTGGTCGGTGATGAAGGTCAGCTTCCTGCTCTCCATCGCGCTCGGCATCTGCACGATCGTGGCCTCCGCGGTGCTGTGGATGGTCATGGACGCGATGGGCGTCTTCTCCACGGTCGGCGGCACGATCTCGGAGGCCACCGGCTCGAACGAGTCGAACGGCTTCGACCTGCAATCGTTCCTGTCCCTGCCGCACGTCCTGACGTTCACCACGATCATCGCGGTCATCGACGTCGTCCTGGCGACGGCCCTCGCGACGCTCGGCGCCTTCATCTACAACCTGTCGGCCGGCTTCGTGGGCGGCATCGAACTGACGCTGGCGGAGGACGAGTAG
- a CDS encoding YVTN family beta-propeller repeat protein, protein MAGLAILAGLALPAVVPSPAWAAPGPNAYVANLGSNDVSAIDTATNTVIATIPVGSSPWGVAVTPDGKHAYVTNSISGTVSVIDTATNTVIATITGFTSPRGVAVSPDGTRAYVTNGFSGTGTVSVIDTATNTITATIPVGSAPRSVAFTPDGAHAYVTNFLSDTVSVIDTATNMVIATINVGVGSQPDGVAVSPNGTRAYVTNSGTGTVSVIDTASNTVIATIGVGASPRGVAFTPDGTRAYVANSGGSSNVSVIDTATNTVIATITGFTGPRGVAITRDGTRVYVTNTDASNVSVIDTASNTVTATVGVGANPLGIAIAPSPGPSLTIAKSHTGDFIPGRVGTYTITVGNNGTTATDGTTVTVHDTVPAGLTALSIAGRGWRCTLSTLTCTRSDVLAVGSTYPAITLRVRVARTATGTVTNTVTVTGGGDTTTHTATDPTTIDPDHHKPDHHEPGHHEPGHHEPGYDEAQGKKK, encoded by the coding sequence ATGGCGGGGCTGGCCATCTTGGCGGGGTTGGCCTTGCCGGCCGTCGTCCCGTCTCCGGCCTGGGCTGCGCCAGGCCCGAACGCCTACGTCGCCAACTTGGGCTCGAACGATGTGTCGGCCATTGACACGGCCACCAACACGGTCATCGCCACCATCCCCGTCGGCTCCAGTCCGTGGGGTGTCGCGGTCACCCCGGACGGTAAGCACGCCTACGTCACCAACTCGATCTCGGGCACTGTGTCGGTGATCGATACGGCCACGAACACGGTCATCGCCACCATCACCGGCTTCACCAGTCCGAGGGGCGTGGCGGTCAGCCCGGACGGCACGCGCGCCTACGTCACCAACGGGTTCTCGGGCACGGGCACTGTGTCGGTGATCGATACCGCCACCAACACGATCACCGCCACCATCCCCGTCGGCTCCGCCCCGCGGAGTGTGGCGTTCACCCCGGACGGCGCGCACGCCTACGTCACCAACTTCCTCTCGGACACGGTGTCGGTGATCGATACCGCCACGAACATGGTCATCGCCACCATCAATGTCGGTGTCGGCTCCCAGCCGGATGGGGTGGCGGTCAGCCCGAACGGCACGCGCGCCTACGTCACCAACTCGGGCACGGGCACTGTGTCGGTGATCGATACGGCCAGCAACACGGTCATCGCCACCATTGGCGTCGGCGCCAGCCCGCGAGGGGTGGCGTTCACCCCGGACGGCACGCGCGCCTACGTCGCCAACTCGGGGGGTTCGAGCAATGTGTCGGTGATCGATACCGCCACGAACACGGTCATCGCCACGATCACCGGTTTCACCGGCCCGCGGGGAGTTGCGATCACCCGGGACGGCACGCGCGTTTACGTCACCAACACGGACGCGAGCAACGTGTCGGTGATCGATACGGCCAGCAACACGGTCACCGCCACCGTCGGTGTCGGTGCCAACCCGCTCGGTATCGCGATCGCCCCGAGCCCGGGGCCCTCCTTGACCATCGCCAAGAGCCACACCGGGGACTTCATCCCAGGCCGAGTGGGCACCTACACCATCACCGTCGGCAACAACGGAACCACCGCAACCGACGGCACCACGGTCACCGTGCATGACACCGTCCCGGCAGGGCTCACCGCCCTCAGCATCGCAGGCCGCGGATGGCGCTGCACCCTGTCCACCCTCACCTGCACCCGCAGTGACGTGCTGGCCGTCGGGAGCACCTACCCGGCCATCACCCTGAGGGTCCGCGTCGCCCGCACCGCCACCGGCACGGTCACCAACACCGTCACCGTCACCGGAGGCGGCGACACCACCACCCACACCGCCACCGACCCCACCACCATCGACCCCGACCATCACAAGCCGGATCACCACGAGCCGGGCCACCACGAGCCGGGCCACCACGAGCCGGGGTACGACGAGGCCCAAGGCAAGAAGAAGTAA